ACGCCGGTCACGATGCTGTTGACCGGCGCAATGTCCAAGATGGGCGTCTATGGTTTTCTGCGCATCCTGCTGCCGATTTTTCCCGACCAAATGCGCCTTGTGTTGACGCCGCTGTTGTGGCTGAGCGTTCTCACGATCGTGCTGTCGGCCGCGGCGGCCTTTGCACAAAAGGATTTGAAGCGCACCTTCGCCTACTCATCCGTCAACCACCTCGGTTACTGTCTGCTCGGCGTTTTCGCAGTGGCAAGGCTGACTGGCGACGACCCGGGTCTGGCGCGGGAAAAGGCGGCGGCCCTGAATGGCGTGCTGCTGCAAATGTTCAATCACGGCTTGACCGCGGCCACAGTGTTCTGCTTTCTCGATTTCGTCGAACGGCGCGCGGACGGCCTGCGCGGATTGAACGACTTCGGCGGGTTGCGCAAAGTCGCGCCGGTTTTCTGCGGCCTGATGGGTATCACGCTTTTCTCGTCTCTCGGCCTCCCGGGTCTGAACGGGTTCGTCGGCGAATTCCTTATCTTCAAGGGCGCATTTCCGCTGGCGACGTGGGCGACCGCGCTGTCCACGCTCGGGCTGCTGATCACCGCCGTGTTCATTTTGACCGTCATTCAACGGGTCTTCAACGGGCCGCTGAACGACAAATGGCCGGAATTCAAAGACCTCTCAACGCGGGAACGCTGGATTGTGCTGCCGGCAATTTTGTTGATGTTTGTGCTCGGCGTTTGCCCCCAGCTTGCCCTTGGAGCCGTCAACGCGACGGTCGTACAACTGGTGGCGCAACTGAGATTTTAATCACGGATGAACATGGACAGGCGCGAATCAAATCCGGTCCTCAAAGGACGCGACACGATCGGTGGGGACGTCAGCCTCCGGTCTGCGTATCAGGATTTGTCCGGCGGTCCCTATCGAGAATGTTAACCTGGACGATTTACATTTCGTTCGTCGGGGTTGCGGTCCTGACATTGCTGCCGCGTGAGAACGCGAGGGCGGCGCGGATCGTGGCGCTGTTGACGACGCTGCTGGGGTTCGTTGTCGCATTGATGGGCGTCGTGAAAGGGAGCACCGGCATTGAGACGTTCTGCGACGCACCGTGGGTCCCGAAGCTCGGCATTCATTTTCATCTGGCGGCGGACGGAATCAGTCTGACGCTTGTCCTGCTGACCGGCCTCGCGTCCGTGTCGGGAATCCTGTTTTCCTGGAACGTAGAGCATCGTGCGAAGGAGTTTTTCGCCTTTTACCTCGCGCTGATTGGCGGCGTCTATGGCGTGTTCCTCAGTTTTGATTTGTTTCTGCTCTTCGTTTTCTACGAACTCGCGATCATTCCGAAATATTTCCTGATCGCGATCTGGGGTTCGACGCGCAAGGAATACGGCGCGATGAAGCTGGCGCTCTACTCGTTTGTCGGCAGCGCCATGGTGCTGGTCGGGTTGATCGCGGCATTCGTCACGGCCGGGGCAAAGACGTTCGATCTCGCCGAACTGGCGAAGTTTCCGTTCCCGCACAGCTTCCAGATGTGGGCGTTCCCCCTGGTGTTCGTGGGCTTCGCGATTCTCGCGGGCATGTGGCCGTTTCACACCTGGGCGCCAACCGGTCACGTGGCCGCGCCAACAGCCGCGTCAATGTTGCTGGCGGGCGTGGTGATGAAACTCGGCGCGTACGGATCTTTGCGCGTGGCGATGACGTTGTTTCCGGAAGGACTGGGTGATTGGAGCTTCGGAGTGATGGGAATGCACTCGTGGCGTGACGTTCTCGCGGTGCTGGCGGTCGTTGGCATCGTGTATGGCGCAATGGTGGCGCTGGTGCAAAAGGATTTCAAATTCGTCATCGGCTATTCGAGCGTAAGCCACATGGGCTTTGTGCTGCTCGGGCTGATGACGCTGAATGACATCGGATTCAGCGGCGCGGTTCTGCAAATGTTTTCCCACGGCATCATCGCCGGACTGCTGTTCGCCGTCGTTGGACGGATGGTTTATGACCGGACGCACACGCGCGACCTCGGGGAGTTGGAAACGCTGAGGTTGGGCAAAACTATGCCGTTCGCCGCAGCAACATTCGTCATCGCCAGTGTTGCTTCGATGGGCCTGCCAGGTTTCAGCGGGTTCGTCGCCGAATTACAGGTCATCATCGGAGCGTGGCGGGCGTTTCCTACCCTGGCGGTGCTGGCGGGCCTCGGAATTCTGATTGGCGTGGCTTACACCCTGCGTGTTTTGCAAAAGGCGTTTTTCGGCGAATTACCACCCGTTGCCCAGCCCGCCTCTCCAACCGATGGCCAGAGCCCGGGCGATGGCGCGGGCAGGGGGCATCAGAAATTTGATCGGGTTTCTGTTCCGGAACGCATCGGCGCGGTCATTTTGATGGCGGCGGCGCTGATCATCGGGCTGTTTCCGGGACTGTTGCTGGACATCATCATTCCGAGCTTCAATTCCTCTTTGTTTGACGGATTGAGAAAGGCGGGTGTGTTGTGAACGGGGCCGGTTACTTCGACATTCTCAAGCTGGCCATGCCGGAAACCATCGTGTCCATCACGGCGCTTGTCGTGTTGTTCGTCGATCTGGGTATCATGCGGTCGGTGGAGGGACGCTGGCGCCGGCTGGCGTTGGCGGTGATCGCGGCGGCGGGTTGCGGTATCGCGCTGTTCTGGACGTTCCAGGTCGAGCAACACGCCGCGCCGGATTTCCTGCGCGGAATCGTCGTTGTCGATCCGCTGACACGACTGGTAAAACAGTCGGTGCTGGTGCTGACGATTTTTGCAGTCTGGACTTCCATCGATGGCACGTTTACCGCGCACAGCGGAGAATACTTTGCCCTGTTGTTGCTGGCGACCGTCGGCATGATGTTCATGGTGGGATCGGAAAACGTGCTGATGATTTTCCTTTCGCTCGAGCTCATCAGCCTTTCTCTCTACGTCCTGACGGCGTTCAACAAGCGTAGCATTCAATCCGCCGAAGCCGCCTTGAAATACTTTCTGTTCGGGGGCATGGCGGCGGCCTTCATGCTGTTCGGGCTGAGTCTGCTTTATGGGCTGTCCGGATCGGTCGAATTGCGCGGGATCGCGGCCGCGCTGAAGGGGAGGGGACTCGATCCGCTTCTGGCCTCGGCCATCGTGATGGTCGTGATCGGATTCGGATTCAAGGTCGCCGCTGTTCCGTTTCATCTCTGGGCGCCGGACGCGTATCAGGGCGCGCCGACGCCGAGCGCGGCGTTCATCGCGTCAGGGTCCAAGGTCGCGAGTTTTTTCATCCTGGCCAAAGTGATGATGCTGGGATTTGCCGGCGCGGAAGGAGACGGCGGCTGGCGCGCGTTCTCAGCCGGCTGGGTGCCGCTGCTGGCGGTCATTGCCGTGTTCTCAATGCTGCTGGGCAATCTGGCCGCGATCGCCCAGAGCAACGTGAAACGGCTGCTTGCCTACTCGGCCATCGCGCACGGAGGCTACGCGTTGTTGGGCGTGCTGAGCAATCAACCGCAGGGGGTCGCCGCGCTGGTCTATTATGTCGTGACCTACGGATTGACCGTGCTCGGCGCTTTCGCGGTTGTCTCGGTTGTCGAGGCGCAAACGGGCGACGCGCGGCTGGCCAGTTTTGCCGGCCTTTCCCGCCGTGCTCCGCTCATTTCGTTGTGTATGATGGTCTTCATGCTTTCCTTGGCGGGCATTCCGCCGCTGGCGGGGTTCTTCGGGAAGTTTTACGTGTTCACCGCAGCTGTGAATGCGGAGCC
The DNA window shown above is from Candidatus Angelobacter sp. and carries:
- a CDS encoding NADH-quinone oxidoreductase subunit M, which gives rise to MSGFPWITALTLTPLAGGFVVIAVGVRRSRLARGLALASSFVSLALVALICKQFDPASAELQFAERHDWISRLGIEYFVGVDGLNLLMILLTAIIVPMAMLASSNAVERPPLYHALMLFLQCGLFGTFTALNFFHWFIFWELSLIPAFFLIKLWGGPQRGAAATQFFIYTMVGSVTLLLSFLAIYQAVGTFDFIRLGELGRSGELASAFSAKLGWYDLTQKRLALVIFTGAFLGFAVKVPLMPFHTWLPLAYSEAPTPVTMLLTGAMSKMGVYGFLRILLPIFPDQMRLVLTPLLWLSVLTIVLSAAAAFAQKDLKRTFAYSSVNHLGYCLLGVFAVARLTGDDPGLAREKAAALNGVLLQMFNHGLTAATVFCFLDFVERRADGLRGLNDFGGLRKVAPVFCGLMGITLFSSLGLPGLNGFVGEFLIFKGAFPLATWATALSTLGLLITAVFILTVIQRVFNGPLNDKWPEFKDLSTRERWIVLPAILLMFVLGVCPQLALGAVNATVVQLVAQLRF
- a CDS encoding NADH-quinone oxidoreductase subunit M; the protein is MLTWTIYISFVGVAVLTLLPRENARAARIVALLTTLLGFVVALMGVVKGSTGIETFCDAPWVPKLGIHFHLAADGISLTLVLLTGLASVSGILFSWNVEHRAKEFFAFYLALIGGVYGVFLSFDLFLLFVFYELAIIPKYFLIAIWGSTRKEYGAMKLALYSFVGSAMVLVGLIAAFVTAGAKTFDLAELAKFPFPHSFQMWAFPLVFVGFAILAGMWPFHTWAPTGHVAAPTAASMLLAGVVMKLGAYGSLRVAMTLFPEGLGDWSFGVMGMHSWRDVLAVLAVVGIVYGAMVALVQKDFKFVIGYSSVSHMGFVLLGLMTLNDIGFSGAVLQMFSHGIIAGLLFAVVGRMVYDRTHTRDLGELETLRLGKTMPFAAATFVIASVASMGLPGFSGFVAELQVIIGAWRAFPTLAVLAGLGILIGVAYTLRVLQKAFFGELPPVAQPASPTDGQSPGDGAGRGHQKFDRVSVPERIGAVILMAAALIIGLFPGLLLDIIIPSFNSSLFDGLRKAGVL
- a CDS encoding NADH-quinone oxidoreductase subunit N, encoding MNGAGYFDILKLAMPETIVSITALVVLFVDLGIMRSVEGRWRRLALAVIAAAGCGIALFWTFQVEQHAAPDFLRGIVVVDPLTRLVKQSVLVLTIFAVWTSIDGTFTAHSGEYFALLLLATVGMMFMVGSENVLMIFLSLELISLSLYVLTAFNKRSIQSAEAALKYFLFGGMAAAFMLFGLSLLYGLSGSVELRGIAAALKGRGLDPLLASAIVMVVIGFGFKVAAVPFHLWAPDAYQGAPTPSAAFIASGSKVASFFILAKVMMLGFAGAEGDGGWRAFSAGWVPLLAVIAVFSMLLGNLAAIAQSNVKRLLAYSAIAHGGYALLGVLSNQPQGVAALVYYVVTYGLTVLGAFAVVSVVEAQTGDARLASFAGLSRRAPLISLCMMVFMLSLAGIPPLAGFFGKFYVFTAAVNAEPKNLGLLWLVIFAIAMSAVSLYYYLMVLKRIYVGEPSTEVSPVQATPPFVVGVVIIALGVLALGCFPDLLVGALSAAIEAAGLG